From the genome of Spirosomataceae bacterium TFI 002, one region includes:
- a CDS encoding two-component system, LytT family, response regulator: protein METLVLPGKQTIKSEQIVYLESDSNYTIIHQTSLPKKVVAAKSLCYIQKGLNPKSFVRINRQQVINIACITNFWEENDTVNIEIFNGDLFKTSRRRTTSFLNLITPIEL, encoded by the coding sequence ATGGAAACACTTGTACTACCAGGAAAGCAGACTATTAAATCGGAACAAATTGTTTATCTAGAGAGCGATAGTAACTATACTATTATTCATCAGACCTCACTACCAAAAAAAGTAGTTGCAGCTAAAAGCCTCTGTTATATACAGAAAGGTTTGAACCCAAAATCCTTTGTTAGAATTAATCGCCAGCAGGTTATAAACATTGCTTGTATTACCAATTTTTGGGAAGAAAACGATACGGTCAATATTGAGATTTTCAATGGTGACCTTTTCAAAACTTCCAGGAGGAGAACTACCTCATTTTTAAACTTAATTACCCCTATAGAGCTATGA
- a CDS encoding Putative Ig domain-containing protein yields MKKNNFYPLLFILSLTFWSHNLFATTITVTNGGDAGAGTLRQAITDASDGDIIDFLGVSTVSLTSAQLTVDKSLTIDGGVGKVTITRASGTFRIFQFSVNSSKNVFLKNLKITNGNKSDQAGGILNGVNLTMENCEVSGNSSIQAGGIQNDEVLTMTNCLIINNLYDGGLVTNGTSFSATNCVFSGNQGFGIKAGNSNTVVTLTNCIVSKNINNSSSGSRPGYGMTFSAASGSKITNCTFVSNADNGIRLNTSASNVAIVNSIFSENGASNISYSGSGLGSNSTNNFVGTTASGGLVNGVNGNIVNDGSIDLFNFSDPNGADNIWLTADDGLRLNPTSSAVNSGTNTGILATDILGNTRPYNSGTADMGAYEYSQDLPLPTFTLQPVSTSFCEGATGQLSVTTNSYGISHKWQFNSGASWADVPSGGIYTGETTATLGISDVTGLDTYKFRCLAYNSDNSSAMSNEAILTVDAPMTLMYAGVSNYYLVGDPISPLNPVLGGGSPSSNFTVSPALVTGISINPSTGIISGTPTTTSPSTAYTVSVSNGCGAATDILTFSTLNSPPPPTPVISSQPQDINVCPSSSGSATIVASDVEIYLWQVNDGGGWVDVPSSSPYSGEDEATLVISNSSGLNGYMYRCKVSNGSGIVTSNEISLNEGKNVVVTNGNNAGAGSLRAAMDCISTGDTITFSGVSVVYLTSGPLLINKDMTIDGGSGVTITRGSASKFRIFTVSNVTAVLSNLNITNGETTDQAGGIQNSGRLTLNNCNITGNESPQGNAIQNDEVIVLNNCNVSDNNGNQYGNGMTMYGDSTTANNTIFSNNGGSGIQTNNGSVVITLNNCLFVNNSENGVSFGGGAGSSVTNCTLANNTSKGIDIGSSAAKITIVNSIFAGNNYKDISHSSPDLGAGSTNNLVGSTNAGGLVNGVNGNRINVPALFLDNSDADGADNTWFTADDGFSLTACSQAINTGTSSGISGTDILGNARLGTADIGAYEYQSVSGLEAVASNVMVDFIDVCSGSTVTLTGSCEGSGGLTWYDVATDGTALGTGVSFTQNPTENSTYYAACYAGACEGPRTATEEVQILPNAADLENTVTLTTDYSADTIKLANDYINATNKIISPADVIYHSGKAVNLNPGFESQNGSVFLARADIVTCP; encoded by the coding sequence ATGAAAAAAAATAACTTTTACCCCTTACTGTTTATTTTATCACTGACCTTTTGGAGTCACAACCTTTTTGCAACAACCATTACTGTTACCAATGGCGGAGACGCTGGTGCAGGAACACTCAGGCAAGCCATTACAGACGCAAGTGATGGAGATATTATTGACTTTTTAGGAGTGAGCACGGTTTCACTTACTTCAGCACAGCTTACGGTAGATAAAAGTTTGACTATTGATGGTGGTGTAGGCAAAGTCACCATTACCCGAGCTTCAGGTACATTTAGGATTTTCCAGTTTTCTGTCAATTCATCGAAAAATGTATTTCTAAAGAATCTGAAAATTACGAATGGTAATAAGTCAGATCAGGCAGGTGGAATTTTAAATGGAGTCAATCTTACCATGGAAAACTGTGAAGTCTCTGGCAATTCTTCAATTCAGGCTGGAGGTATCCAAAATGATGAAGTGCTTACTATGACCAATTGCCTAATCATCAATAATCTATATGATGGAGGCTTAGTAACGAATGGAACATCTTTTAGTGCTACTAATTGTGTTTTTTCGGGAAACCAAGGTTTTGGAATTAAAGCAGGAAACTCCAATACTGTTGTTACCCTTACGAATTGTATTGTAAGTAAAAACATCAACAATTCTTCTTCTGGTTCAAGGCCTGGTTATGGGATGACCTTCTCAGCTGCTTCAGGTTCTAAAATAACGAATTGTACTTTTGTCAGTAATGCTGATAACGGAATCCGATTGAATACTTCTGCCAGTAACGTGGCTATAGTAAATTCTATCTTCTCTGAAAACGGAGCTAGCAATATAAGTTATAGTGGTTCTGGGCTTGGGAGTAATTCTACCAATAACTTTGTGGGAACTACGGCCTCAGGTGGGCTAGTTAATGGTGTTAATGGGAACATTGTAAATGATGGAAGTATTGATCTCTTTAATTTCTCTGACCCAAATGGAGCAGATAATATCTGGCTTACTGCAGATGATGGATTAAGGTTAAATCCAACTTCATCAGCGGTTAATAGTGGTACTAACACAGGTATTTTAGCTACTGATATTTTAGGAAACACAAGACCTTATAACAGCGGTACAGCCGATATGGGAGCCTATGAATATTCGCAAGATCTTCCTCTACCTACTTTTACACTTCAGCCTGTAAGTACTTCTTTTTGTGAGGGTGCCACAGGTCAACTTTCGGTTACAACTAATTCGTACGGAATTAGCCACAAATGGCAGTTTAACTCAGGTGCTTCATGGGCAGATGTGCCCTCAGGCGGTATCTATACAGGGGAAACCACTGCGACATTAGGTATAAGCGATGTAACGGGTCTTGATACTTACAAGTTTAGATGCTTAGCTTACAACTCCGATAATTCCAGTGCCATGTCAAATGAGGCGATTCTTACCGTAGATGCCCCAATGACCTTAATGTATGCTGGAGTTTCGAATTATTATTTGGTTGGTGACCCTATTTCGCCTCTTAATCCTGTACTTGGTGGAGGGAGTCCTAGTTCTAACTTCACCGTTTCTCCTGCTTTAGTAACAGGTATTTCTATTAATCCTTCTACCGGTATAATTTCGGGTACACCCACCACCACTTCACCTTCTACAGCATACACGGTAAGTGTGTCAAATGGATGCGGAGCAGCTACAGATATTCTTACTTTTTCAACTTTAAACTCTCCTCCTCCTCCTACACCAGTTATTTCTAGTCAGCCTCAAGATATCAATGTTTGCCCTTCGTCTTCTGGGAGTGCCACCATAGTGGCCAGTGATGTGGAGATTTACCTTTGGCAAGTGAATGATGGCGGCGGATGGGTTGACGTTCCAAGCAGCTCTCCTTACAGCGGAGAGGATGAAGCTACGCTGGTAATTTCAAACTCTTCAGGTCTAAATGGTTATATGTATCGCTGCAAAGTATCAAACGGAAGTGGCATAGTAACATCAAATGAAATTAGCCTTAATGAAGGCAAAAATGTGGTAGTAACTAATGGAAACAATGCCGGTGCTGGCTCTTTAAGAGCGGCCATGGATTGTATTTCGACAGGTGATACCATTACGTTTAGTGGTGTGAGTGTAGTATACTTAACTTCCGGACCATTATTGATAAATAAAGACATGACTATTGATGGTGGAAGTGGCGTCACCATCACTAGAGGTTCGGCTTCTAAGTTTAGAATATTTACCGTAAGCAATGTTACGGCGGTTTTAAGCAATTTGAATATAACGAATGGTGAAACAACCGACCAAGCTGGCGGAATTCAAAATAGCGGTAGGCTAACACTTAATAACTGCAACATCACCGGTAATGAATCACCGCAAGGAAATGCTATTCAAAACGACGAGGTGATAGTTCTTAATAATTGCAATGTAAGCGACAATAACGGTAACCAATACGGAAATGGAATGACCATGTATGGCGATTCTACCACAGCGAATAATACTATATTTTCCAATAATGGAGGCTCTGGAATACAGACAAACAATGGTAGTGTGGTGATTACCTTAAACAACTGCCTTTTTGTCAATAATAGTGAAAATGGAGTGAGTTTTGGCGGTGGGGCAGGTTCTAGTGTGACCAATTGTACATTAGCCAATAATACTTCCAAGGGTATCGATATAGGTAGCTCGGCGGCCAAAATTACTATAGTTAATAGCATTTTTGCTGGGAACAACTATAAGGATATTAGTCATAGTTCGCCAGACCTTGGGGCAGGTAGCACTAATAACTTAGTAGGAAGTACAAATGCAGGTGGATTAGTGAATGGTGTAAATGGGAATAGGATAAATGTTCCAGCTTTGTTTTTAGACAATTCAGATGCCGACGGAGCAGATAATACTTGGTTTACTGCCGATGATGGCTTTTCATTAACTGCTTGCTCTCAGGCCATAAATACAGGTACTTCGTCAGGGATTTCTGGCACAGATATATTGGGCAATGCCAGACTTGGTACTGCAGACATAGGAGCCTACGAATATCAAAGTGTCAGTGGTTTAGAAGCAGTGGCTTCAAATGTCATGGTAGATTTTATTGATGTTTGCTCTGGAAGTACGGTTACTTTGACAGGAAGCTGCGAAGGTAGTGGAGGATTGACATGGTATGATGTGGCTACAGACGGCACAGCATTAGGAACAGGAGTTTCGTTTACACAAAACCCAACAGAAAATTCCACTTATTATGCAGCTTGTTATGCAGGAGCATGTGAAGGTCCAAGAACGGCTACGGAAGAAGTTCAAATACTTCCAAATGCTGCAGACCTAGAAAATACGGTAACGCTTACCACAGATTATTCAGCAGACACTATCAAACTGGCAAATGATTACATCAATGCTACCAATAAAATAATATCACCTGCCGATGTTATTTATCATAGTGGTAAAGCCGTGAATTTGAACCCAGGTTTTGAGTCTCAAAACGGTTCTGTTTTCCTTGCCCGTGCAGATATAGTTACCTGCCCTTAA